The Tigriopus californicus strain San Diego chromosome 5, Tcal_SD_v2.1, whole genome shotgun sequence genome includes a region encoding these proteins:
- the LOC131880951 gene encoding uncharacterized protein LOC131880951: MDPLTSSAVDLGIQIGPNSRNSPTLLSQTAASRALRLADPVQKYRPGSRYIASHMGFFHLGLPFAEADDGPGEAGPVTYPNLQELHVKHILNQEEISRQFKQMRLRLTLKESSKAPKMWKPKKIHSSKPGSTSPSLIDTGLKIASTTSVSSSPSLPVATTPHGDFRTKTDSFFGNLFGKELSPRTTTRSPSHIVPCSTENGVSCVFPFNYQGQNQTKCLKSLLPGKTWCPIKLQPDGTFIQQPDAWDYCRPGCS, from the exons ATGGACCCTTTGACAAGCTCTGCCGTGGACCTAGGTATTCAAATTGGTCCGAACTCGCGGAATTCTCCAACGCTTTTATCCCAGACCGCTGCATCCAGGGCGCTACGCCTTGCGGACCCCGTCCAAAAATATCGCCCTGGTTCTCGTTATATTGCTTCTCATATGGGGTTCTTTCATCTGGGGTTGCCATTTGCAGAAGCGG ATGACGGGCCTGGAGAAGCAGGTCCAGTCACTTACCCAAATTTACAAGAGCTCCACGTCAAGCACATTCTCAATCAAGAGGAAATTTCTCGccaattcaaacaaatgagACTGCGTTTGACCCTCAAAGAATCATCAAAGGCACCGAAAATGTGGAAGCCAA AAAAAATCCACTCCTCAAAGCCGGGCTCAACGTCTCCATCATTGATTGATACAGGCCTGAAAATAGCTTCAACAACTAGTGTCTCCTCAAGTCCATCTCTTCCCGTAGCGACGACGCCCCACGGCGATTTCCGAACCAAAACAGActcattttttggaaatttatttggaaaagaaCTCTCTCCAAGGACTA CCACTCGATCGCCATCGCATATCGTCCCCTGTTCAACGGAAAATGGCGTTTCTTGTGTTTTCCCTTTCAACTACCAGGGCCAGAATCAAACGAAATGTTTGAAGAGCCTGCTCCCCGGGAAAACTTGGTGCCCTATTAAACTTCAACCTGATGGAACATTTATTCAACAACCGGATGCTTGGGACTATTGCCGACCAGGCTGCTCTTGA